Proteins found in one Chloroflexota bacterium genomic segment:
- a CDS encoding C-terminal binding protein — translation MTLQAFQVDPIPSLMPYAFERDSIRGMGGEFVIGDCHTEDDVLAQAGAAEIMMLSWKSLLTPRVLDGLPNVRLIIRWGVGYDMIDVGAATARGIAVANTPTYATEEVAEETIAFLMNGGRRVMWFHERMRAGQWPNAMTNPIYRIRGRTLGIIGLGRIGSAVAWRARGLGLRVIAYDRYVSDDVIRSKQVEPRTFEQVLAESDFVSVHVPLKADTRHLMDAAAFAGMKRGVFFINTSRGPVVDEPALVAALQSGQVAGAGIDVFETEPLPVDAPLRTMEHAVLLPHKAAYSVESWQALRQEACDTVGNWIRDGWATNVVNPEVRQSLRARRNGG, via the coding sequence CTCATGCCCTATGCATTCGAGCGCGATTCAATTCGCGGGATGGGCGGCGAGTTCGTTATCGGCGACTGCCACACGGAGGACGACGTGCTCGCTCAGGCCGGCGCCGCGGAGATCATGATGCTTTCGTGGAAGTCGCTTCTGACGCCGCGGGTGCTGGACGGTCTGCCCAATGTCCGGCTGATCATTCGCTGGGGCGTCGGCTACGATATGATCGACGTCGGCGCGGCGACCGCGCGCGGCATCGCCGTGGCCAACACGCCCACCTACGCCACCGAAGAAGTGGCCGAGGAGACGATCGCGTTCCTGATGAATGGCGGACGGCGGGTCATGTGGTTTCACGAGCGGATGCGCGCAGGGCAGTGGCCGAATGCGATGACCAACCCGATCTACCGCATCCGAGGCCGCACGCTCGGCATCATCGGCCTGGGGCGCATCGGCTCGGCGGTCGCCTGGCGCGCGCGCGGGCTGGGCCTGCGCGTTATCGCCTACGACCGCTACGTCAGCGACGATGTCATCCGCTCCAAACAAGTCGAGCCGCGCACGTTCGAGCAAGTGCTGGCCGAGTCGGACTTTGTTTCAGTGCATGTGCCGCTGAAGGCCGACACGCGCCACCTGATGGACGCAGCCGCTTTTGCCGGCATGAAGCGCGGCGTCTTCTTCATCAACACCAGCCGCGGACCGGTGGTCGACGAGCCGGCGCTGGTTGCCGCGCTGCAGAGCGGCCAGGTCGCCGGCGCGGGGATCGACGTGTTCGAGACGGAACCGCTGCCCGTCGACGCGCCACTCCGCACGATGGAACACGCCGTGTTGCTGCCGCACAAGGCCGCCTACTCCGTGGAAAGCTGGCAAGCATTGCGGCAAGAGGCATGCGACACGGTCGGCAACTGGATACGCGACGGCTGGGCGACCAACGTCGTCAACCCCGAGGTGCGCCAATCGCTGCGTGCGCGGCGGAACGGCGGATGA
- a CDS encoding Gfo/Idh/MocA family oxidoreductase — protein MTNEPGIGIVGSGLMARTYAETLAKYVRGCRFVALAVGSRAPRLAADYGVACEPSLDALVARADIDGLIVTTPEMPRIEQVRSAAAAGKHLLLEKPMAASVAECDTLIDICQRAGVMLMQVQSQRFRAIHQRMHQLLSEGAIGQVRQMRIVSMLEEQWSKAAVADRPFYRDPQGGGLMMSQLVHNLDMLRWVVGAEATRVFACGGSFGSHGIPDMSIQAQISFAGGASGQLWVCMETPGVVFPQNTFRTQVIGERGLLDFDGYTHLDVGTPDGKWQRVMEQEPFNTLDPKDPVRLRSFSAQNQEFVDAIREKRQPAVTAADGRAAVELAQAVLQSVHSGVAVDLPL, from the coding sequence ATGACGAACGAGCCCGGCATAGGCATCGTAGGTTCCGGCCTGATGGCTCGCACGTACGCCGAGACGCTGGCGAAATACGTGCGCGGCTGCCGCTTTGTCGCGCTGGCCGTCGGCTCACGCGCGCCGCGGTTGGCGGCCGATTACGGCGTGGCATGCGAGCCGTCGCTCGATGCGCTGGTCGCCCGCGCCGATATTGACGGGTTGATCGTCACGACACCGGAGATGCCGCGCATCGAGCAGGTGCGCAGCGCGGCGGCGGCGGGCAAGCACCTGCTGCTCGAAAAGCCGATGGCGGCCAGCGTGGCCGAGTGCGACACGCTGATCGACATCTGCCAGCGGGCCGGCGTGATGCTGATGCAGGTGCAGAGCCAGCGCTTCCGCGCCATCCACCAGCGCATGCACCAACTGCTGAGCGAGGGCGCCATCGGGCAAGTTCGACAGATGCGCATCGTGTCGATGCTGGAGGAGCAATGGTCGAAGGCAGCGGTGGCCGACCGCCCGTTTTACCGCGACCCGCAGGGCGGCGGGCTGATGATGAGCCAGCTCGTTCACAACCTCGACATGCTGCGCTGGGTGGTCGGCGCGGAGGCGACCCGCGTTTTCGCCTGCGGCGGCTCGTTTGGCTCGCACGGCATCCCGGACATGAGCATCCAGGCGCAGATCAGCTTCGCCGGCGGCGCCAGCGGCCAGCTCTGGGTCTGCATGGAAACACCGGGTGTCGTCTTTCCGCAGAACACGTTCCGCACACAGGTGATCGGCGAGCGCGGCCTGCTCGACTTTGACGGCTACACGCATCTCGACGTGGGGACGCCCGACGGGAAATGGCAGCGCGTGATGGAGCAGGAGCCGTTCAACACGCTCGACCCGAAGGACCCGGTGCGCTTGCGGTCGTTCAGCGCGCAAAACCAGGAGTTCGTGGACGCGATTCGCGAGAAGCGGCAGCCCGCCGTCACGGCAGCCGACGGGCGGGCCGCCGTCGAGTTGGCGCAGGCCGTTCTGCAATCGGTCCACAGCGGCGTCGCGGTCGATCTGCCGCTGTAG
- a CDS encoding SDR family oxidoreductase: MELRLDGQIALVTGSSMGIGMAIARVYGHAGARVVVNSRDDGRARAAAAALKAEGIDTFPVAADVSKPDDVAHLFDAVDRHWGPLDVLVNNAGANAIAPSEQLPLADWQRTLDLNLTGAFLCAQAAAQRMLPRGTGVIINISSILGETGLQQRAAYVSSKHGLNGLTKVLAVEWAARGIRVHAINPAYIATALDIGDQVSGGYTKADIERRTPMGRYGTVDEVANTALFLASNASSYLTGGRIDVDGGWLAYGGW, translated from the coding sequence ATGGAACTACGGCTGGACGGACAAATCGCGTTGGTGACTGGCTCGAGCATGGGCATCGGTATGGCGATCGCTCGTGTGTACGGGCACGCCGGTGCGCGGGTGGTTGTCAACAGCCGCGACGACGGTCGCGCCCGCGCCGCCGCCGCGGCGCTGAAGGCGGAGGGCATCGACACGTTTCCCGTGGCGGCCGACGTGTCCAAGCCGGACGATGTCGCGCACCTGTTTGACGCGGTCGACCGGCACTGGGGCCCGCTCGATGTGCTTGTCAATAACGCGGGCGCCAATGCCATCGCGCCGTCCGAGCAGCTGCCCCTCGCGGACTGGCAGCGTACGCTTGACCTGAATCTGACCGGCGCCTTCCTCTGTGCGCAGGCGGCCGCCCAGCGCATGCTGCCGCGCGGCACGGGGGTCATCATCAACATATCGTCGATCCTCGGCGAGACCGGCCTCCAGCAGCGCGCAGCGTATGTGAGCTCCAAACATGGTCTCAATGGGTTGACGAAGGTACTGGCGGTCGAGTGGGCGGCGCGCGGCATCCGGGTACATGCCATCAATCCCGCGTATATCGCCACTGCCCTGGACATCGGCGACCAGGTGAGCGGCGGCTACACGAAGGCCGATATCGAACGTCGCACGCCCATGGGTCGCTATGGCACGGTGGACGAGGTTGCCAATACGGCGCTGTTCCTGGCCAGCAACGCGAGCTCCTACTTGACCGGAGGCCGGATCGACGTCGACGGCGGGTGGCTCGCTTACGGTGGATGGTAG
- a CDS encoding MBL fold metallo-hydrolase: MSAMPETPFFETRRIGDAVVSAISEGVLPWALELQAPEAEWRRAMPEADAQGVVPLGLVLAHIRLGAASILIDPGFDPPGSPHDAAWPGLVRSPGLPAALSALGIAPAAITHVLISHTHSDHYAGVTTEQNGARVPRYPHARVFVGRADWELNPQRADRSSLLATHLGTLARLGLLELVDGDREVVPGVSMLAAPGESAGHCVVRVRSSSRTFFYLGDLVHHGCEIAHLDWVPARRNAASLLESRKRILAEAAASNATVIYSHEPFPPWGRVVREGSGYRWQRE, encoded by the coding sequence GTGTCTGCAATGCCCGAAACGCCATTTTTCGAAACGCGCCGTATTGGCGATGCGGTCGTCAGCGCGATCTCGGAGGGAGTCCTGCCGTGGGCGCTCGAGTTGCAGGCGCCCGAAGCCGAATGGCGTCGTGCGATGCCGGAGGCTGATGCGCAGGGCGTGGTGCCGCTTGGGCTGGTTTTGGCGCATATCCGCCTCGGCGCTGCGTCCATTCTGATTGATCCCGGCTTCGATCCGCCGGGTTCGCCGCACGACGCAGCGTGGCCCGGCCTGGTCCGCTCGCCGGGCTTGCCAGCCGCGCTCAGCGCGCTCGGCATCGCGCCGGCCGCCATCACTCACGTGCTGATTAGCCACACGCACTCCGATCATTATGCCGGCGTGACGACGGAACAGAACGGAGCGCGCGTGCCCCGCTATCCGCACGCGCGCGTCTTTGTAGGTCGCGCCGATTGGGAGCTCAACCCGCAACGCGCCGATCGGAGTTCGCTGCTGGCGACGCACCTGGGCACGCTCGCGCGGCTCGGGCTTCTGGAGTTAGTGGACGGAGACCGGGAGGTCGTGCCGGGCGTCAGCATGTTGGCTGCGCCGGGCGAATCAGCCGGCCACTGCGTCGTGCGCGTGCGCTCAAGCAGCCGCACATTCTTTTACCTTGGCGACCTCGTGCATCACGGGTGTGAGATCGCGCACCTGGACTGGGTCCCCGCGCGACGTAATGCGGCCAGCTTGCTGGAATCGCGTAAGCGCATACTGGCTGAGGCGGCGGCGAGCAACGCAACCGTGATTTACTCGCACGAACCGTTCCCGCCGTGGGGCCGGGTGGTCCGCGAGGGTAGCGGCTATCGCTGGCAACGCGAATAG